ATGAAAAATATTATTTTTTTTTGAGTAGCCTTTTTATGATTAATAAGATTATGAAGAGTTTTATACAATGATTTTTTGAGTAAATGCTCTTTTTTTAATGTATAATATTGTAATAGGCTGATAACTTTTATGGAGAGTTTTATTACTAATTTATATATTAATATTGGTTTTATTAATCAAAGAAATTTGTAATGTGATAAAAGAAGATAAATGTATGTTCCTGTTAAGAATTTTTTATATCACCCCCTAAGAATTCTTTTTTTAGGAGAATCATTTTATTCTTTCTTTTTATCACATTTTAGAATTTTGAAAAAAAATATTTTAACCCAAAATAAATGGGGAGGTGAATAAAATTAAACAAAACAAAAAAATAATAACTCATACTTTAATTATAATAAGTATTATTTTATTAGCTGTAATTAGTTTACAAGCTGGATTTGCAGCTACCACTACTACGATTGATAACTCAACTGCTGGTGGAATAAGTGGTGCACTTAGTAGTTCAACTGCTGGTGATACAATAGAACTTGATGAAGGAACATACATAGGCAATAATAATACAAATATGACAATTAATAAAAACATTACAATAGCAGGAAAAACTAAAGACAAAGTAATCCTAGATGCACAAGGACTATCAAGAATATATACAATAGGCAACAATCTGAATGTGACTTTCATTAATCTAACATTTATAAATGGAAACACAACAGCTAATGGTGGTGCAATTTGGAACAATTATGCTGGAACAACAATGACATTCATAAACTGTACATTCTTAAATAATAATGGAACTTTAGGAGGTGCAATCTACAATGTTGGTAGTAATGTTTCTGTATTAGATTCTAATTTCATTAATAATGATGCTGGTGTTGGTGCTGCAATAAGGAATAGTGGTATTAATCTGAATGTGATTAATTCTAATTTCGAAAATAACAATGGAACTAGTAGTTCAGGAGGAGTGTGGTCTAGTGGAAATTATACAGTTGTAATTAATTGTATATTTAATAATAATACTGGATCGAATGGTGCTGCAATTAATATCAATAAGTGTTATAATGCGAGTATAATTAACTGCACATTCACTAACAATTCTGCAACAAATAGCGGTGGTGCAATCACTAGTGATGGTAATTATGTGAACATAATTAACTGCACATTCACTAACAATTCTGCAACAAATAACGGTGGTGCAATAAGTAATGCTGCTAATGATACAATTATATCTAATTCTACTTTTGAAGAGAATACGGGATCAAATGGTGGCGCAATAGGCAATGGTGGTAATAATGTCACTATAGATAATAATAATATCACTAATAATAATGGTAATGGTGGTATTTATAGTAATGGTAATAGTACTACTATAACTGATAATATTATTAATGATAATAGTGGTGATGGAATAATTATTAATAGTGGTGATTCTACTATTTCTGGTAATGAAATTGTTGGTAATGGTGGTAATGGAATAACTAATAATGAGAATGGTACTGCTGATATTGCTGATAATGAAGTTGTTGGTAATGGTGGTAGTGGTGTTGTTAACGATGGTAATGCTACTGTTGTAGGTAATGTTATTAATGATAATGCTGGTGATGGTATAGTTAATGGTGAGAATGCTACTGCTGATATTGCTGATAATGAGATTGGTGGTAATGGTGGTAGTGGTGTTTCTAACAATGGTAATGCTACTGTTGGAAATAATAATGTTTCTGGTAATTCTGGAAATGATATTGTTAATAATGGTGAAGTTACTGGTTCAGGAAATGTGATTGATGTTCAATCAGGTTTAGCTATTAGTACTGTTGTTTCAGGCAATAAAATTACAATAAGAGTGAAAGCTACTAATATTATTAATGGTAATGCTATTGTTGGTGCAACTATTAATTTCTATGTTAATGGAAAATTAGTAGGAACTGCAATAACCAACAACAATGGTATTGCTGAGTTCACCTATAACGCTCCTAGCACAGGATCATACAACATTTTTACAACCTTTGAAGAATTTAATACTACTGATACTTTAGGAACTACTTTTTACAGTGAATCTAACACTACTACTAATGTTAATATAGTAATAGAAGAAAAGAAGGGTACTGTTATAACAGTTTCTGCACCAACTATCAAAGAAGGTAAAAAAACCAACATAAAAGTAACCCTAAAAGATGCAAATGGAAATATCCTCAAAAACAAAAAAATATCATTAACAATCAAAGGAAAAACATACACAGCAACAACTAACAACAATGGAATAGCTGTATTTAAGATAGCTGGATTAAAAGGTGGAAAACATACAATAACAGCTAAATTCGCAGGAGACAGCAACTACAAATCTTCAAAAATATCAAAAGTGCAAAAAGTCAACCCTAAAACTAACTTA
This genomic stretch from Methanobrevibacter sp. TMH8 harbors:
- a CDS encoding right-handed parallel beta-helix repeat-containing protein, whose translation is MNKIKQNKKIITHTLIIISIILLAVISLQAGFAATTTTIDNSTAGGISGALSSSTAGDTIELDEGTYIGNNNTNMTINKNITIAGKTKDKVILDAQGLSRIYTIGNNLNVTFINLTFINGNTTANGGAIWNNYAGTTMTFINCTFLNNNGTLGGAIYNVGSNVSVLDSNFINNDAGVGAAIRNSGINLNVINSNFENNNGTSSSGGVWSSGNYTVVINCIFNNNTGSNGAAININKCYNASIINCTFTNNSATNSGGAITSDGNYVNIINCTFTNNSATNNGGAISNAANDTIISNSTFEENTGSNGGAIGNGGNNVTIDNNNITNNNGNGGIYSNGNSTTITDNIINDNSGDGIIINSGDSTISGNEIVGNGGNGITNNENGTADIADNEVVGNGGSGVVNDGNATVVGNVINDNAGDGIVNGENATADIADNEIGGNGGSGVSNNGNATVGNNNVSGNSGNDIVNNGEVTGSGNVIDVQSGLAISTVVSGNKITIRVKATNIINGNAIVGATINFYVNGKLVGTAITNNNGIAEFTYNAPSTGSYNIFTTFEEFNTTDTLGTTFYSESNTTTNVNIVIEEKKGTVITVSAPTIKEGKKTNIKVTLKDANGNILKNKKISLTIKGKTYTATTNNNGIAVFKIAGLKGGKHTITAKFAGDSNYKSSKISKVQKVNPKTNLGIASIKKLSFRKKVSTYKVTIANKGSLKSKSTVLALFHMRNGVKIK